TGTGGTGCAGGGTATGAGCTGTGGTGATTATTCATCTCCGAGCCGCCCGCGGCAAAGAGCAAGGGAGCACTGTCCGTAGCGGTTCCGCCGAGACGGGGACCCACCGCGTAGCTATCATTCCCAGCCAGGGACCCGTAGCAGCCAGAGCACTGAGGGGTGGCCAAACTGggaggagagacagaaaaaacaaacatggaCTCTTAGAGATGAGTAATTTGGCTGCAGCTCATCTCCACTGCTAGGAAAGactcctgctcccagcactgatCTGGGTATCCAACTCTGCAGAAGCAGGCTATGACATGCAGGCACGGTATCTCCGAGGAACCTGGCTTTGAGGAAACGGGTACAAGGAGAAAAGCACCGGGCCCTACAAAACTGGTTGAGAGCAGCCAGAACCTCTGAACCCCTCACTACACCCCGGGCAGGTGGAGTTCAGACCCTTGAGCAGCGGGTGAAAGACAGGGCTGTCAGGTTTCCCCTTACAGCATTGCTGGGGATACCGGAACATTCTCCCCTACACCGGGTGTTCCCGCAGAGCTTTGTCCCAGTTGGCTCCCAGGACTTCACCACCGCTCACTTTCCGGTGGAGAAACTCCTCTGGAGGTCATCCAAAAGCCCTCTGTCCCCACAGCTGAGGAAGGATCCCAGCAAGAGAAGCCCTCCTGTCTGTAGCCGCTGCGTATTTCTACCCGCGAGCACCCAGTGCAATATCCACCTCTCGGAGCTGGTCGCTTCTGTCTAATAAAAACAGCTCCTTGTGAGCTGCAGAAGGGAACAAAACCAAGCTCGCCGTCAGAAGGCTCCTTGCCCCATCCCCCTCTTAcaccaaattttttttcctttttctttttccaagagCTCTGTTGCTTCCACACAGGGCAGTACAACAGCAGCTGCGCTTTCAGTTGCCCAACAACGCTTACCCTCCTTCTCTGGCCCCAAGCCGTGACAAGTCATCATCGCTGTCATAGCGCCTCGGATTGTCAAAGAAGTAGGCTCTGGAGCTGTAACTGTGACTATTGACCATCCCTGCTGGAGTCTGTTAAAGAGAAAGGAGTTAGGCCAGAAGCGAGAGATTTCCGACAATCTTCCCAAAGACCCACCCCGGGCGCTTTGGGGCTCCTCCCCGCGCAGGGGTACTCGAGCTACAGCAGCTTGGCGCAGGCCTACCAAGTTTTGACTCAGTCTCTGAGCCCGGAAGAACAGCACCACGAAAGTCGTCGGCACCAGCTCCCAGAGGAAGAGGACCACTCCGAACACGACGTATTCTTCACTGCTCACTTCCACGTGCACCTGCAGACAGGAGTTAGAGGTCTCCGTATAATCCTAGCCACCAGCAGAGCTACGCGGCTCCCAAAGCCGGGCACAGCTTAGAACTAGGAACACAGAGAAACCCTTACGAAGGCAGGAGTCCCTAAACCAGCCTGGTGACCCTTACCTGACTGCTGCTACTGTTTTTAGTGAGGTAGctctctgctgtgtgctgcCAGGGGCCCCTTAGCTCCCTCCCCGCACCAACAACTCTCCCTTGCGCACAGCCACACCCGATTAAGCACAGCTTTTCTGCTCTAGTTGACTTGTTCTTCTTCTCCCCCCAAAAGAAGAGTTGGACAGCTAAAAATTGAAGAGCACAACAGGGAATCCCTCCTGAAGAAGTAGCCGGATAGAGGAACATTCAGGTATGCTCTGGTAGAGAGAACAAGCAGGGCTTCTGAAGGCAGAAAGCCAGCTCGTCTAGGGATTCAAAGACACCCCCACATAGCCCCCCTTTTCGCCTACACGTGCCCTCACAGGACGGTACAAGAACTGCCTTTCGCTTTACCAGCTCTGGATCGGGGGTCACAGACACTTACCTTGTCCGAAAGGTTGTCCCAGCCATAGTTAAAAGGACCGGGAACATTGTCTGGAGATATGGCCACAGCTACCAGGTTATAGCAAGCCCTTGAGGAATACAGAAGAGCGACTACAGATCCCACAAGAATAGCCTGGCAGACAGATGTTCCctagaacagaaagaaaaaaaaagttttaatacaGACCTTCCTACAGAGCTGCAATTCCCCGTCCCCGCCCCTTAAATGCAGGAGGAGCTGCGCAGGCAAGAATGACCTAGAACATTTGGATGTTGTTGCTAAAATATTCAGAGCTGATGAAGAGCTTCCTCACGTGACGAGTTCACTGCAGTAGCAGAGCCACACAGCCAGTGTCGCCAGGGAGCGGGGAAGACTCGAGGCACAGGAGCATCGTTCTCAGGGATCTTATCAGTCAGCTTCAGCCTGCTGGTCCAGAGAGAAGCCAGCCCACCCACCATCTTACTGTGGAAGTCTCCAGAAGGCCAACCAACAACCATTAAGAAAATCGTCTTCCTGCTTCTACACCCCGATCAGGCGCTACAGCGGAGATGTCCGCCACGCTCATTCACTCCGCAGCAGATTGGCACCCCTGACATGGAACACAATGTTCATCTAGGAAAGAAACCCAAATATTTGGGGTGGGCAACTCTGAGAACATTCAGAAAGACCCAGCACCTGAACCGCAGCGCTGCCGTGGGACGAACCAAGCTTTGCCGTATGCAGAGCAGCGTGCTGAAGGGTGGCTAGGTGTTGCGGGACCCGCTAGCTGTCCTGTGCTGGAGAAGAGCAGCTTTCTCCCCAGGGTTTCAGATGCAGTGCTGTCAGAGGGATAGCCACATGAGGTACCCGAAGGTCACGGCACCCACCTTTCCTGGACAGCTAGCCACGGGAGAGGAAGCTACCTGAAGATCTGCAAGCGTCTGCATTTCTTTGCTAAATACACTGCTGAAGCCTTTTAATAGCTACCGGTAGCCACCAAGTCACTGCACAGCAGAAGCCAGTAAGCGGGCAGacacacatagaatcatagaatggtttaggttggaaaagacctttaagatcatccagtccaaccattaacctaacattaccaagtccacactaaaccatcTCAGCAGCCGACTTGCCTTTGTATTCAGAGAGACAGTCAGCTCAGGAAGCACATCTCATTGACCTGCTCCACATCCGAGCTACGGGTACGCGAGCTCTATTTTCCTAGCTTTACAGCACTTGCTTAAGATCACGTCTTGGAAGAGTCAGCACGAAAGCGCCGCTAACAGACAACTCCCCATGACACCTCCGAAGCACAAGAACGCAACCCGCTCTAGCACCGTTAGCTGAGCCCTCGGTATTCGGGACAGCAGaataagaggcagaaaaggtaGTGAAGCAAGTCTCCAGCTGACAAGGACCACAGGCCAGGATCTGGCAGCAGTTCAATAGCGCAGCATCCTTCCCAAGTGTTCAGATGCCTCGAACCTTCCCACCTTTAAGTGGAGGCAGCAGCCTCACCGGGCCCCCCCAGCCTTGCTGTATTGTTTTGAGTCAGCAGGTTCACAGCTGGAGTTCAGGAGGCAAGAACAGCCTTTTTGGGCATTTGTGGAACGTTTCTGCTCATCCCCACCCTATTTTCGCTGCTCCTCCACCACACAAAGTCAGAGGATGCCTccaaggcagggaagggagacagCGTTTGAATGCTAGAGACCTTTAGCAGTCGTGTTGAGTATTCAACCCCAGAGCAGGCTTCTCCAGAGCATGTTGTACAAGAGCACAGCCCCACAGGCAGCCTCAGGCGTGGAACTAGAGGAAGTTACTGCATTCTTAAACTACTGCTGGGTGAACTTGATAAGTTAATTAGTGTCCAGAGCCAGTCAGAGCTGGATACCTGGCCCATGTAAGCAGGGATGTGAGCAGGTTTGCAGCTTAGTCACGGCTCCTCTGTCTCACTTCAGATCACCTGGCTGCGATCGGCAGCCTCTGTGGACAGCTCTCACAAGAGCCAGCTAGGCAGCCACTCCCGTGGTCCGTGGCCCACACAGCCTGGGCTCTGGGCAACCACCAATGCTCTCTGCTGCTTAAGAGGCCCAGACCTCTCCTACAAAAAGCCTCAGCTTCAACTTTGACAGCATGGCTCCGGCCACCCTCTTGGCTTTCACTCAGCTGCCCTAAGAGAAGGGGCAGTGGGTCGCAACCACTCGAGTGGTCACGCAGATGGCCTGCTAAGGAGCAAGGAGATGCCTCCAGCCAATGCAATGCAGTTGGCTGGATCCAGAATGTCTATTGTAGCTGCAAGGCAGCTTGTCACCCTCTTCATCCTCTTCCTGAGCAGGGACAGAGCCATCCAACAGCCTCCAGAAGCTCTATGCTCTGGGCAACCTCGCAGCAGGCATGGCAGTGCTTTAAGCCCATGTCAATTCACCTGACTGAGGGCACATTGGGAATAAGGTCTCTGCAGGAGGCCAGAGCCCCACCTTCCGACACCTGGGAAGAGGCAATTCGGAGCCCATGGGGTGAGGAGCTGTACTACTGGGAAAAAGACAGTAGCTCAAAAGTGCTAGAGCCAGGCAGCCACTTCTCTGAGCCTGACTCTGCTCAGGTGCTGAAGCTTTTCCTGTAGATGCTTCCAGGCTCATCAAGAGCCTGCTGTCTGCCCTTCTCACCAGGCCAGGTCCCCACCCTGGAATCAGTGCCTCCGATAGGAATGATATGGCTTCCCAGAGGAAGAGGAGCCAGCTCAAGCGCACACTTAATTGCGGCCTACTGCCACACGCTAAGATGAGATGCTGGTGGCTTATCCACTTCCCTACCTGCTTGAGGAGAGTTGTGTCTGTTCAGACCCTCACCTGTCCTTCTGCCTTGGGGCAGGACCTACAGTAACTTCTCCTCCCCTTCTAAGATGCTCATCTCACACAGGACTGCTGAGGGGATCCCCTTTGCAGAGAATTGTTAAATGCATCTGCCAGAGATACCAATATGCTGCAGACTTTACTGTCCTTAGTGACAATATACTGCAGCAACTGCATCTGCTACTCTTGGAGAACCCTCTCTTCCAGTCAAACCCTAAATTATACTTCTAAACCTCAAAAGCATAAGCAGCTCCTAACCCTCCTGTTGTGCCAGCAAAGCTGCAGACAGCGTATTCCCCTAAAACACACAGGGCACTTCATTCCTACAGCAGGAGCATGCACTTTCTGGAGAGAGGAGTCCCAGAGCTGCCACCTCCACGCTGGAAGGAGTATTTAAGCAACAGTAGCTCAGGTGCCACAAGGCCAGCATAGCCATGAGTAAGCACACAGAGCTCAGTTGATAATCCAGCTGCCAATTGTGCAGTTCCAGTGTAGCTGACAAGGCATTTACCTACCTTAGACTCGAGGTAGACATTCGCTGAAGACATCTTTCCCAGTTTGCACATGCAGCAAGCCAGCGAGATGGCACAGAGGATGAAGAGGCTGTCGTTGACCAGGGCGCGGGCAAGGACTGTCCACCTCAGCTGGTTCTCCGGGACCTCACCATGGATTAACATTGCACAAGTTAGGTTCACAACTAAGAAGAGGAGGCTGGTAAATACGGAGCCCAGATACAACAGGACCCTGGAGAgatggggggggaaaaaaagatggagtTCAAGTCAGACAGCTCTGGGGTCATTCTCCACCACCCTCCTGTCTCATCAGGCAAGAGGACCTCCCAGCATGCCCAGTGCTCTGCTTGCTATGAAGATCAGACATTCCAGCAAGTTTCAGTGGTTGTATCGACAGCCCAAGTCTGCAGAGTATTTGCTTGAGCTGCTCTCCTAATGCATGAGCAGCATAAGTAGTCATGAGCTACAAGACTCATCTTCTGACAGTCAGGTTCTTATCTTGCAGATTTTAAGTGTCACTCCAGCTCTGCATTAACTTCAGTCAATAAGCTATGAGTCATCGCAACCACTGCAACTTCTTTATTGAAAGCCACTGGAGCTTGCATTTCCCATTGTGGGTTTCCCTGGAAATGGCTAAGAAGCACCTGGGCTGCACAAACACTGGTCCCACCTATTACTCAAGCCTTATTCTGCAGATCTTTTCTGGGGTGGGACAGCTCAGAATGACCTCAAGAGTTCATCTAGTTTGCTATAGCAGCACCGGTACTGGGATGCTGATGACATGTACGGAGGCATGCAGTATACGCTTTAGCTTCCTCACTACCCTTGGAGCTCCCAGTCCTGCTCCAAGGCACAACAGTGATCCTCTGCCAGAGCACAGCCAGGTACGGCAATAGCTCTGCTCAGTCTCTGGGGTCTGAAGCTCCCGTTCCTAGCGCTGCAACACGGGTTCACTTGAAGCCAGCTTTGTAGGTAACATCAGAAAAGCATCACTTACTTGTACTTGTTGAATTCAGCTGCACATTTCACTTTGAATATGACCTAGGGGAAAAGATTTGCACAGCATTACTTAACATGACCTACAGCTCTCCTTTAAGCTTAGTAAAGATACATACAACAGGGGAGCCAGCATCCGGTTGGCCATCTTGAAGGCCTCTAGATTATCTGTTAGCGCCAAGTCTTGCACTGGACCCACTTGCAAGAAAGACCAGTGTTCTTTTTCCTGCAAGAGCCAAGCCCAAATGTAGGGTGTCCAATAGGCATAGAATCAGAGAgtcttttaggttggaaaagacctttaagaccatccagtccaaccattaacctaacactgccaagtccaccactaaaccatgtccccatAAACATATTTAATATCCCATATGCGACAAGAACTTTAATAACACCACACCTAAGGACTTCAAGAGAAGCAGAGAGTTTAGCACTCAGCAGTCACTAAGAACATTCAAAAATACACCTGCTTTGCCCAGTGTTCTATGCTGCATATTTTAGGACCTCAATCATGCTTGATTTCCCTGTTAGAGAAGGCCACTTCAGCTGTTGTGCTTTAGCAAGGCAAATAGCTGATCTGAAATAGCCCATCGGATTATGGACCTGCAGGCCGTAACAAGCATTTGGAGCTCACAGTTCCTCCACCCTGAAGTTGTTTGTAGGCCAAATACACCTGAAAAGTAACTCTGAGACAACAGGAAGCCCTCCAGAGGTGGAAGGCCCAGCCTACCAAGTTGCATGGCACACCTGACAGGCAAGTGTACTAGATGACAGTCAGTCATTTACAGACTATTTCATTCCTCAAAGAAACACGCACTCTGTCCAAGAGTGGATCTGGGTTCTGCCAATCTCCTCACCGCACAAAGAATTAGGAGAATCAAGCCGCAAGTTGCACAAGAAGGACCGGTGCTTCAAAGCAAAGGCTCACAGGCCTCTCCCCAGACTGCAGGGGACTGAAGCcatgcctgcagccccagctgttTGGGTCGGGAAGGCTGGAGGAGAACCATCAGCTCACGCTCAGGCAGCCCTGCAGCGCTCTTCCCAATACGGCAGACAAGCCTCCATGTCCCTTCGGGCTGGAGGGTGGCTTCTGCTGAAGCATACGTGGCAGGACTTCTAGCCTAAGGAAGCACGGACAATTTAGGAAGGTGCAGACACACTCCCAAGTCACAGCAGTCCTGCTGCAAGGGGACAGGCAACCGGTGCTCACACGCAGTCAGGAcaagcagcaggaaagcagcagcgTGCTGGCAGAGCTCCACGGAGCTCACTTGTCACACATGGATTTGGCACAGCCATGGCAGGAACTGGGTTTTGTCCTGTGAAAAATACAGATCCTGGTACAGACCCTACCAGGAAGGATCCCAGAGCTGAAGTTCGCACTCTTGGACAAAGCTCATGTCCTGACTAGAGACTTTGAAGGAACTTAGAGGTAGAGAGCCATCCAGCCAGATCCACCAGACATCTACTTGTGGTCACCACAAGACCACTGTGGGATCCCTGTACAGTCGTGGAGGTTTAGTTTCACTGCTTCTGCAAGGAGTCCTCCCTGTCAGCTTCCACACCACAGCTGGATCGCTCATCTCTTACCAGGCACCCTtagtcagcttttttttcctgatgggATTTCTTGGCTCCTGCCTTCCAGTCAGCACCGAGGTAGTGATGGCACTCGGAAGCTTCAGAAATCAGGCTCCTGCCAACAGGATTTCCAGAGATGTTTCAGGATTTGAGGGTTGTGTGATCCCTTTTAGTAGTTTCAAGCAGTTCTGAAAGCCCTCCTAGCAGGGCATCGGACAGCTTCAGCAACCCTGTTCCGAGAGCCAGCTTCACTGCCTGGCTCCTCTCCCCGAGTCTGAGGGAGGATGAACTCAAGAAGCATTTGGAGGGGAACAAGGCACAGTACTTCAGCAGGGGGAGGTATCCAGCCCCCATGGCTGAGGGGCACAGTACTACAAGCAGTCTCTGAAGCCCTCTACCCTATTCTCCTGGCCTATGCCAGCCCAGACAAGTACAGAAGCGTGGCGTAATCCACTCCGAGCCCCAAAGCTCATCCGAGTTACAGGAAACCTGGGCCTTGGAAGGACCACGTGGTgacttcaaaacagaaaaaaatccctgaattTTCCTCTGTCCACAGTTTGCCTGTAGGCTACATTCAAGCACTTTGGGAGTATCAAAACAGATATCAAGGATATCCAGCTAGGAAACCTCTTGGTTCAGCACCCATTCACACAGCATGGAAATACATCCAAGGTTATTTGTACTCCTGCTCCGACTCGCAGAAGAGCAGTCCGTAACCACAGCCTCTGAACAGCAGAGCAAACAACAGTCCCCAACTTGTATTCCAGCTGATCACCCCGGGTAAGAACGGCCCCTCAGCTGAGCAGCAAAATGCCACTGGCTAACAAAAAGATGATGTTGGCTTCCACAGCTGCAGTAGCCCTGTGCCAGACAGTCTCCCCAGACTCTCCCCTACAGCCCCAAGCCCTGGGGACTAAGGCACACAGAGTTGTCTGAGGGTTAAGAGTGCAATGGCAACCTGAGACCCATGCTTGGACTGCTGCCACTAAAAGCAGAGGGAGACCACGGCACCAGCCTTTACACTTTTATTAGCCTCCAGCTATTTAGTCCTATAACTTCAGGAAAAGAACAGGCATCACTCACTTTACAACTTTACAGTGGTTTTCGTTATCAAGACTTGATAACTCATCTGAaggttgctttttcttcagagagGCTGGGTCAGAAGGCGACACCAGTAGCGTTCACAAGGCACCTTTGGGTTCTTATCCTCGAGACAATCTTGCAAGCCTTTCAGCACCAGACTagctctgctgctttcaaaGCCCAAGGAGAGCTGATGTAGAGGGTTCTGCTGTGAAGAAGTCAGTGCAGAGCGCTCAGGAGTAGTCCTAGTCTtcataaaaataggaaatacagACCCCTGTCCTCAAACAGGTGCGTTATGCCAAGTTGCTAGTAGCAACCCTTGCAAAGCGAACAGTTCCTTCAGTTCCTAGCTGAGAGGCCAGCCCCAGAAGTCACG
The Pelecanus crispus isolate bPelCri1 chromosome 6, bPelCri1.pri, whole genome shotgun sequence DNA segment above includes these coding regions:
- the GPR137C gene encoding integral membrane protein GPR137C — encoded protein: MSATAAALAEGAALAEGAAVPYAVELGLTVLHTALYAALFLFAYLQLWLLLYYRERRLSYHTLCLFLCLLWAALRTTLFSFYLQNSLQALRLQQPFAHWLLYCLPGCLLFSSLCLLNLYFAEVIFKVKCAAEFNKYKVLLYLGSVFTSLLFLVVNLTCAMLIHGEVPENQLRWTVLARALVNDSLFILCAISLACCMCKLGKMSSANVYLESKGTSVCQAILVGSVVALLYSSRACYNLVAVAISPDNVPGPFNYGWDNLSDKVHVEVSSEEYVVFGVVLFLWELVPTTFVVLFFRAQRLSQNLTPAGMVNSHSYSSRAYFFDNPRRYDSDDDLSRLGAREGGLATPQCSGCYGSLAGNDSYAVGPRLGGTATDSAPLLFAAGGSEMNNHHSSYPAPQN